GATGTCACAACAACTAGTTTTCAAAGGACACATTGTTTGCCTATTCATTTTCATTCTATGTTTGAATTTTACGTTTTAGTAAATTAAGCACTAGAGGATTATCGTTTCATCAGCAGAATCTTGATGAAATCCAGAGCTTTAAAACATCAGAAATTCAAACTTGCTAATCCTAATACGCAGTTGCTGCATTGGTCTAAAACAACATCAAAGGCTccaatttttttcctattttctgTTCTATTCAGTGAGTCTACAGCAAGTGAATTTGTGTAATAAGATACAGTTCAAATACTAAATTGAATCTCTGTGAACAGCAATAGCCATCTCAAATAAATGACTTACAGTTTGAGAGGCTAGGCCCATTGCAAGTTCTCGTGGTAGACCTGCAGCCACTCCTCCATCAGCCAAAGCTTCAATTGCTAGGTATATGTAAGCTGGGCCACTTCCACTGATCATGAACGCAGGAAGAGAGTTACACTATAGCAGAATCCAATTATACAATCtctattaatttaaatagaaaaacatgtgTAAAGCAACAGAAATTAGTGCATGCCACTTGATTGATTTAGAGCCTTTCTCAAGATATTAACTAAATCAGTATGTTATTACCCTCTGCAGAAACATCATACCTTAGGCCAACAATTGCATCAAACAATTTCTCGTCAGCTCTCCATATCTTGCCAACCGATCCAAACAATTTAGCTACCAGTTCTCCATCTTCTTCAGTTGCAGCTCCACCCAAGCACATAACTATCCAAGAAACAGGCAAATTAAAACCACTTCTTCCAAATTGCTACAAACTTAATATGTAAATAATTGATCACAAACATGAACTGCAGCGGGACTTGAAGAGTTGAAAGGTGCATATTATCACACAAAGAAATGAATGAACATTCTGAGcaacaaaaaaaggcaaaatcTTTCAGCTGCTAAGTTGATCATGAAGACAAAATAAGACCAACATAACGTGGTTCATGATTCGGTAATATATAGCATTGAACACAGTATTCTTTAATGCAATAACATGTGTGATGTTGCTCAATCAGTaagaatcataaataaataaataaaacaattttaccTGAAGCTGCCTCACCAACAGCTGAAGGAGTATTAGGCACCACTCTGATAAATCGGCTATGACCAGCCCATtcctaaactaaacaaaaatgttCTACttcaattagaaaacaaatattagacatccaaaaaaatttaaagatggcCAAGAACAGATAAATTTCCAAATAAAACAAGCATAGCAACAATTTCTAAAAATGTGAGAAAACAAATATACCTGcaaatctttcaattttgttccagCCGCAATTGAAACCAAAAGCTTGTCCTTCGTTAGCAATGGCCTTAATTCCAAAACAACATCTCTCACTGCACCACACAAACCCCAAAAGAAATAATCATTAACAACATAATTAGTAACCcataaaaaatcacaactttCCTAAAATAGCCACAAAAAATCATCATCGAAAACATATTTAGCGCATAGAGTTtaatttttcactaaaaaaaaaatcctaccaaCTTGTGGTTTGACGGAGAAAATCACCACATCACTCTCTTCAACAACCTGCAAATACCAcaacaccaataaaaaaataagtaattaatCACTAATCAAGAAGttaaataaagaatatattttttccaattacATTGCGATTCTGAGGGAGAACTTTGACCCCAAGAGAGTCAAAAGCGAGACGGCGAGCAGGATTGGAGTGAATTGATGTAGAGATACGAGGAGGCGGCAAAAACCCAGATTGAACAGCTCCTTTAGCAATACTCTCTGCCATTTTACCTGCTCCAATAAAACCCAACTTGTATGTCTCTGTTTGTATAGCTAAGAACTGTGTCGCCTccattttcttgttcttgttatTGGATCTCTGATACGAGGCTGATGTTTACTGAAGCTGAGACGAATGAAAAGTCTTCTGCTATATGTACTGTGTGCGAGCAGATTTGTCGAGTTACGAGCAAAGTCTTGATGGGCGGCTGTTTTTAGGCTCCCATAAGTGGCTTGATGGGTTTGGGTTGGatttactattttttgttttttttaattattattattttttaaccaaatccTTATTTTAAACTGTCTTctcaatcaaaatatattttgaagaaagtataatttaattaggaGAGACTAAGGTTTGACTTTCTTATGATTTATACCGGATTtggaaatcatattttttttaaaattaattttttttataaaactaatttttttataaaattaattttttaaaaaaaattattattttgatatattaatataaaaaataataaaaaaatatattattttaatttattttcaaacaaaaaaaactttaaaaaataattgtggtgagactctaaaaaaaaacctcttcgCTGCTAacttttctctcttattttcaCCAATCGTTATCAACATCTTGTTGATAAACCCATTTATATTACTATTACACAGCACAATAT
The Populus nigra chromosome 3, ddPopNigr1.1, whole genome shotgun sequence genome window above contains:
- the LOC133688554 gene encoding pyrroline-5-carboxylate reductase, coding for MEATQFLAIQTETYKLGFIGAGKMAESIAKGAVQSGFLPPPRISTSIHSNPARRLAFDSLGVKVLPQNRNVVEESDVVIFSVKPQVVRDVVLELRPLLTKDKLLVSIAAGTKLKDLQEWAGHSRFIRVVPNTPSAVGEAASVMCLGGAATEEDGELVAKLFGSVGKIWRADEKLFDAIVGLSGSGPAYIYLAIEALADGGVAAGLPRELAMGLASQTVLGAASMASKTGKHPGQLKDDVASPGGTTIAGIHELEKGGFRGTLMNAVVAAAKRSRELSQS